The genomic window CCATAAAAACCACCCACCTTTCGGGGAGAAGCATACAGGTCCACTCGTTATGGCAGTCGCGGTGGAAGTCGGCAGGTGATTCTTCTTGGAGGCTTTCTTCTCCCGCATCCAGGGGTATTCCGGGGGTAGGGAGGCGGTGGGCAGCGGGATGCATCCATCGGGGCTGTGTCTGGGCCGGCTGTGCCTCGGGTGGGTGCCTGGGTTGAGGCTGGGAATGGTCTGCTCAAAAGGAGGAGGAATCAGTGTCGAGTGTGAAAGCGTCGAGCTCTTGATTGATGAACTTTGAAATGAATCACCGACAGGGGGGAAAGATGTCAGGCACTCAGCAAGCGAAGGCTGACTATTGATAAAACCGCTCTCTCGCTCGAATTCGTAATTCATCTCCGCTCGCTGAGAGCCGAGGAAAGTTTGCGGCACGTATTTTTATAAATGTCGCGGCTCAATGAGAAGGAGGTGGTGGCATTTTTTCGAATTCACTGATTACGGCCATGTGGTGACCGAACAGCTATTAAACTATTGAATTCATGGAGACAAGGTTGAAATCGGAACCAAGTCACATGATTACTTCTGCCCAATGACAATTTGGGGTTTAATCAAAAGAAGCCACTGTCTGCGTGATTGATCCAAAAACTCTGGTGAAGAACGCCTTGTCTCTATTGGGACGGCTGTTGTTATTTACACCTTTTTTCCGCCCGCCCCAGTTGATCGTCCCCTAGCCTCCTAGTCAACTCCACTAAGCTATACATGTGTTTTTAGAATGGCTGCCTGAGCGCTGTGACAGTGAAGTAACTGTAGTGCCCGGGCTCATGCACTCCTCTTTTCTCATattgtttgagtgtgtcaagagaGAACGCCCCCGCGCCACCCAAATTACGCCAGTAGGTACACACTATGCATGCAGTCATTACCAAAGTTAGCCATTCATGTAGAGTTCTCTCTGGGACAAAACACCCCAAAAACTGATATTGAGAGCTCCTGACAGAAACAAACACCAACAATCCAGTGTGTTCCAAAACGGTAGAGTTTACAATATAGACTGTGTTCATAGACTTTCTTTTCAATACAAGCATAGATGGGCTATCGGTAAGGCTACTCATTGATATATGCAACTGGGAACAGAACATCATACCTATTATGGAGGCATGGGTTAATCATGCCTACTACACCGTTTTAGTGTCATCCACTTGTATGCAATACATTTATTACACATTAAGTAGTTCAATATTGTGTTTAACGCCCAAATCCCAAATGCACATGGAAcatgtaagcacacacacacacacacacacacacacacacacacacacacacacacaaacacacacacacacacacaaacctcagACAAAcctcagacaaacacacacacacacacacaaacctcagacaaacctcacacaaacacacacacacacacacacacaatcgatGTTGCTAAAATGATATGCACCTAATGCAAAAAAAAAGAAGGCTTTAAAATATCAAATTTAGTGTGCATGCATACCAATCATGTTCTGTTTAATTTGAGTCTGCAATTTTCTGGAAGTCATTatactctttctctgtctctgcaaTTATACCACTCTGCACAGCACTCCCAGTTACACTAAAGCAAGGTTGACCTATATGCTAACAATGTACTACGTTTAGGGAGAAAAATTCCAGACTGGCCTTCAAGCTGCTTCCCTTGGGGTTTCCACGGATAAGCGGGGTCACAGCGGGCGTCTTAGCCTGGGTGAGATGGGTGGTGGGTGGACAAGGGCAAGAATGGAGGAAAGGATCCTCTTTACATTTAAACCTTATTTCTCACACATTTCTACTTGGTGCTATTGCACAGTGTAAAATAAACCCCTGCCATTGGAATAGGTCATTTTAACGAATACATTGCAGGGAGATTCTGTAGAAGGAAATCTGTATCGACTGAGCAGCTCCCACAGAGTTTGGTTATGTACAATCTGTAAAAGCCCCACTATGGATGTTTTTCGTCAAAACAGCCAGTAAGTAGATAAGTTGTATTCTTCAGAGAAAATAAAACTGGAAgagtgagtgggagagaggaggaaaagaagTGGTAGGCCTCACTCAGTTTATTGCTTATATAGCAAACAAAGAATCCTGGAAGCCTGCGCGCGATCAATCTTACTCGCCAAAAGGTCTGACAGCTCGGTGCCCTCAGAACACATTTAAGGCTTCTAACTCTCCCCCGGATCAAATGCAGCCAGGAAGCGGCGAGCAACGCTGGCCATTTAGATTATAACACGTTTCTGTTCGCTGTCACATATTTTCTGTCGCTTAAGGGATGTTGTAAGACATTTAAAATAGAAGGAACATTTTGCAGAAGGGCAAATGCGCGTAAATGGTGAGTAGGCTAAACCAACATCGCCATTGCAttttctttctggatttttttttgtggCGTATTTACCAAACGTCATTATTTTTCGTTGGAGCAAACAGTTGGGTTTGTTGGAGGTGAGGAAAGTCTGTGGTAAAGGACGGGCCTGAGGAGTAGACGGATGGCTTTTTGTAATTACGCATAGGCTTTGTGTGCGAGGCAATGAGTGGGTGGCTGCTTTCTGTAAACCCTACTCAGACCTACACATTTTTTTACAGGGGGATTCTGGGTGAATGACTTAGGACACCTTTCCCACGGATGGAAATACAATGAACGACAATTTCTTATTTCAACCCAATCCCTTATTTATGCTGCGTTAAAATCTCCTACATATGGGTCaaatcaatgtgtgtgtgtgtgtgtgtgttttggatccAGAGTTGCTCAGTCTGCTGACAGACCGTGGTTCAATTGTTCTAGGTTCCCCTGCTAACCATATGTCAGGATCAGTAATAGAGTGCCTGCCCTGTAATACGTCATTTTGTCGACATTGTAAAGGAAACAAATTCGACTACAGattttgtaaaacatttaaataatccTGAAATGCATTTAGAAGGGGATAACTATCAATTTACTCCACTAATAATTGTTTCTTCAATTATTGGTTGTGAAATTCTGAATGCACAATGCATGGCATTGAATGTTGATTTGTGTTCTCCATTATTGGCTTATACTGACCTATATTTCATCAATATGCTCACTGAATTATATTTGAAAATAAAAACTTGAATGTAGTCAAAGTAATTAAAGAGGAAATACGTTTTATGCTATGTAAGACGGTTCTTTGTGTGAATTGAATTTGGGCCTGCCACAACAAAGGAAACTGTAGTACACATTCCTAAAAATGTGTCTTAAGAGAGACATACACAAGTTATAATTTTcatacttattttacaccattGCACAATAATAACAGCTGAAAATATGTCGATGACTTTTTGTTGCTTTTAAACGCTTGTAATTGTTATTGTGTGCAGCGAATCCGGGCCCATATACGCCTTtagctgcatcagataacctatGACTCAAATATTTAATATGTCCTGTATTACATATCCATTCATTTAGTCTCATTTACATGTGTAAATAACTATAATTATGAGCTTAACAGTGCATGTTATGCATCCTATAGCGCCATAATAAATGTGAAATATGGGGcctaaaattgattgattgaatataGGCCTATCAGCAAACTTTTTTCCCTTAACGATTTCTCATTTAACCTATTTTATCCTAACAGATACTGCAGAAGCTCCTCGTGACACTTTTATTATTATGGATGCGCCCATGCGGAGGAGGCTCTGGAACAAGGCCACCGCGAGATCTTCTGATGTGCCCACGCGCTAAAGGAGACAAAACGAGAGGACTTTGTACAATGTTTTCGGGATTTATTGTCACTATCAAATAAACAATTATGTTATAAATTACTATTGGTATTATTGATTCTGAGATAATGGGGATTACATTTTTGTGATGAAATAGCATGCCCTCTAAAGTCCTACCAGTTTTTTCCTCCTCACAAATACCTCCTCACAAATAATTTATGGGATAATAagatgtttattattattattattaggcctATTATTATTGCTTAATTATTGTAGTTTGTGCAATTAAGTTATATGTTTAAATACCCTCGAAATTCAGGTTGAAAGATACAATTTATATTTCAATTCATTTATTTCTTTATTCGAACTGGAGCAGCATGGAATGTATGACATTGAAACAGAAACTTGGTGATATCTAGAATATTTGTTCAATAAAGAAACATCTAATATATGTCCGTCCTTCCAAGCATATGATTGCTTGATTTGCATTCGTAGAGAAATAAAATACCTCCTCGAAGAATAAAAAAATTACACCAACATATCAGTGTGCTGCTGAGGGTCTGTCTCGCTGTCGTCTGTCTGATGTCAGGTAAGCGGTAGAACCAGAACCTAGGTCTGGTTCCAATAGCCTCCACATACAAAGAGCACAGGGGGTTCAAATAATACTAAAGAACTCCATATAACGTCGTcatataaataaataacattttgAAAGTCCAACAGAACACAAGCTGGTTAGGTCGTAGGCTGGAGCTTCCAGACCTCCCTTTTTTTAAGGATCCTTCCACAAGTGCAACAAAATGCAAaacaataacacaaaacaaatcttCAACTGCTGATAAATACCAAAAAACTAACACATTCACATTAAAATAATACCATAAGATTTGTTTATATACCCTGTTTGATTTGTTTTTAGAAACAAGTTAAAGATTAAATAGGTCTATGCGTATGTGCCCCCGCGCTTGTCGTCTCAGATAATAGGTCTGTGTGGAACAATAACACTATAGCAAATAGAGAGAACATTTCAAGCAAGAGTGATTACTTTCCTATGCTACTTCACACATTAAACTAtataaaaaataacaaacataACCTAGAACAAAGAGAAGGTGGAAAAAGCTACTGAAGAAGAGAAGAAACAAAGCGATGGTGGTTCGAGAGGTAAGACAATGGGGCGGAGTGATCCAGGGTGCAACCCGGCTACAGATGCGTCAGTTTGGGCGCTTCCTGAATTCTTCCCTGAGAGTAGTGCTGCGTATTAAGGTCTGTGTACGTCTGACTTGGATCACATACTCTGTGATGGTGACTATTGCCCATAGTGATTGCTCCATTGTAGTCCATGTTTGTGGACGGCGGGTGCGAGAGATGGGTCAGGCCAAAAACGGAGGCCCTGTTGTTGGGCATCGAATCGATGTAACCTCCGCCTACATATACAGGGCTTCCCTGCTGCAAGTGCGTCCCATAGCCGCCATTGCCTTGGAGAGGATGCGCGTCATACTCGGGCGTAGCCGAGCCGCCAGTCCCGGGATACCTCTTCTGAGAGGGCGGGCAGTTGTTTAGGGAGCTGTTCAAGGGAGGGGGATATGACGTGGGCATACCGTATGCATTATGAGGGGGCTTATTGTAAGACGTTGGCGACTGGGACTCATAGGGGACACTGTTAACCAGAGAATGCATAGAGTTTAGGTATCCTCCACCCCCAACACCAGGAGATGGACCGAGGGGGCTCCGAGGGGACTGTCCCCCGGGAGAGGGCATCATGCCGCACCCTTTCTGGTCCTTTTTGTACTTCATCCTGCGGTTCTGGAACCAGATCTTAATCTGCCTCTCTGTGAGGTTGAGCAGGTTGGCCATCTCGACCCTGCGGGGTCTACAAAGGTAACGGTTGAAGTGGAACTCCTTCTCCAGTTCCACCAGTTGTGCGCTGGTATAAGCCGTCCGGGCTCTCTTCGACGCGGCAGACCCGCCCGGGGGGCTCTTGTCTCCAGGGCAACTCTCAACTGGCGGAAGAGGAAAAGGAAGACAGTCAATCAGTAACCAACCCCAGCAGCAAGCACAAGAACAAGACACCGAGTGACAAGATACATATAGCTGATAACACACGTCTCTCCACATGAACCCGACTCAAATACACATATCAATAAGAGTTCTACAAACGCAGACAAATCAGAGATGTCCACAACTAGACTGTGGATGTTACTAATGCAATTATATCAGACATATCATTAACTATGACTGTATACATGTAGGACAACTCTCAACTGTTAGCTATGCTTTACGTGAAAGCCAAATCAAAGTGgttataattgtgtgtgtgtgtgtgtgtgtgtgtgtgtgtgtgtgtgtgtgtgtgtgtgtgtgtgtgtgtgtgtgtgtgtgtgtgtgtgtgtgtgtgttatactaCCTCCTATTTCCCACTGGAGCTTTTTAGTAGTACATGGATGTGCAATAGCAAATATCTGTATTCCTCACTGCGCATGAGCTAAAGCTCGCCTTGCCATCTCCTATGAGTCTCACCATGCTGAATGGCTGGGGCTCTGCCGCTGCACAGCAAGGTGTTGGTCTAGTTACCGTTTGTGGCAGGCTGCCAACACCTAATAAATATTGCTACTAGCTACTGTACAGCCAGAAGCTGGGCGTGAGGAATGCAGCATGGCATCATGTTATGAGTTAGCTCTTTTTAGAAATGGGGAGATGAATATTTTCACCATCTCTGTTTCAGAAACTAGGCTACTAATACTGCTGCTTTCCGAAAAATGCTATAATCGGGCTATaatccaaataataataataataaatgatcTTGTTTCATTAGTTAGGTACTTTTGAGGGATCTGTGATTGGAATTattggcatgtgtgtgtgtacaaattAGCCAACATGTGCGTAAAATATGTCAAAAAGCAGTCCCACTGACTCATTTCAAAgactagttttgatttacatttggtggAAAATCAACTGTGAATTAAACGTAAAACCCAAAacaatttcaccatgtcattggatttaggttaaaagttgggtgaaaaaaataacaAATTCCCTTACAtttatgactttttgcaaatccaatcagttttccaagttaattcaatgtcatcacatataatgtttttgttgaaattacgtggaaaacGTTGATTCAACAAGTTTTTACCCAGTGGGGTAAGCCTAATAGAAGATTTTAAATCCCAAGATTTAGGCTAAGGTTTGAAATAGTCCCCTTGGCATCCATTTGGCAGACATCTTGACAGACTCATGATAAATGGGATTCAGCAGACCTTCTAGATGCCTGGAAACCCTACTTATTCACTTCTGACCAAATATATTCCCAAAAGGTGGACATAAATAGACCTACTAGCCTATGGAGACAACACGATTTGGTAAGGCCATGGGAATTTAAGCATCTTTCAACTTTGGGTTACATCGTTGGTAAACAACTTCCTCCCCCAAGTCTCCTAGCTTTTCCTCTAATCATAACAAAGAGAACAAATTGGAACAACTGTTTTTGCATGTTTGTTTGTTGTCCTGCATGGAATGTTGTGTGATCAGGGCCAATATATTATGTTTATTCTAGCAGCAAGTCAACGATAGAGCATATGGACAACAAATGGTGGAGCTAGGCCTAAAACTAAGAGGCATGCACCACAATGGAGTATTCTTCATGAACAGGCATACATCATAATAGATCATAAGGAATGCATAATAATAGAAGAACCATATTGACATCACAGGAGTGTATCTGGGGCGGCGGGTAGCTTattgggtaagagcgttgtgccagtaactgaaaggtcgctggttctaatccccgagccgactaggtgaaaaatctgtcgattttcccttaagcaaggcacttaaccctaattgctcctgtaaatcgctctggataagagcgtctgctaaatatgtaaaatgtatacctAATAAGTCTACATCATAAGGAATGCATTAGAAGAACCATATTGACATCACAAGAGTGTATGCGTAATAGGGGTATTATACGTAATAGGTCATTTTCAATAGAACGTCACAATACGTTCGATTTGGCTTCTGGCGGGCAAGTAGGTGccagctccgctaaaaccattgacaactacgtGCAGTTCCCAAAGGATTGTTAAATACACTCtataactatttggttttaatgtCATCAACTATTGAGCATAGTCATAACTACACATTTCAtattattccatgcaaaacaattgcgcACATTTAGCTTGTTAACTAGTTTGCCATATTGCCATAAtctattattagctagctagccaatttgacgtggtccatcaatcaatgtagcctatatcatgtctgtcagcagcaatTGTAATTAAACACTcttaaaaacaatgttgaaaaggggATCATGTTAGATAACTTcgctaggtaggcctacattgtttggagaaaaaagtagCATACATTAGGTCTACTTACCACTCACTAtatgtttagccaactgtacaaAGTTTCTACCCGTAGCTTGATGTATAACTCTGATgattgttttgcatggaataattGGAAATGTTTAGGTCTGACTATGCttgttgtcaatggttttagcggagctgTGGGTCTCCTTGCCCCGAACCTTAGGCCTAGATCATACTAGAAAATAAGGAATATCACGATGGAGTAGGCCCGAGCCATACATTTAGAGAGTTAGGCCAACTTTTGAATTTTGAATATAGTTCTAATTCTTGACATAcagttacatagcattgtttaaaTATTCTCCATGTTATGTTAATGGcgagctaacatggctgccagaGAATGTTGAAGTGTCATGATGCAGAATCCGCATTGGCCCAACTCTGAGTAGGCTTGCATAATAGATAATAAGCCACACATCATAATGGTTAACTATTGTTTGTTCAATTGTGAGGGAAAAGTTTGAGAATATGAATGTATGCAAAGTAGGGAAATAATCAAACATATTGTACCTTGGTTGGTTCATCtgataaaaatatatacataattGGTGACTTGGGGGGGCATGTATGTAGGCTAACTGTATCATGTATCAGTAATGGGTCACAGAACCACATGTTTACGCATGAACAATGGGTTGTATTTTATCACGTGTTTCCTCAGAAGTGGCGTCTAGGTCATATACCTGAGCTGGAGCTACTGGTTTTAGGCTTCTGGTTCTGACGGGACTCTTTCATCCAGGGGAAGATGTGCTTCCGGGTGGTGTTCGGCGAGCCGTGCACCGAGCTCTTTGAGTTGGGTTGACAGGAGCCGTTGCTCGTGTTCTGGTTGTGAGAACCGGGGGACTGTGACTGGGGAGGGGGTGGTGGGACAGCCACCGACATCTGCGGTTGATTGCTTTCGGTGAGGACGGGTGGCTGCGCTGCCTGGATGGCCGTACCCCTATCGCAGTTCTCCGCCATCTCCCCCGGCTTCTGCAGGGCGACCAAGCCGTCTGGGGACTGCAAGGAGCAGGCGGGTCGATGGTACTCACTTTCCACATGAGAGGCCCGGGGATATTGGACCTGATTGGCATCATAACTGAAGCCATTTGCGCTTTGATACGGGTAGCCACTGTAAATTGCGGAGCTGTCGTAGTACGTTGCCTTCTGCATCTCGCCGTTTCCCAATATTTATTTCAGAAACTGACAGGGTCTTGACACCCTTGTTGAATAACATTGGCACCCCTTGGTCACGTGACACCTCTTCGCCAATGGCCTCCTCGGGTGAACCTAGGGTTACAAGAAGCACGGTGAGGAGAAGAAATGGTGGCGATCCATCTTACTTTTCAATAAAGGGCTGACACCAGATACTATGGAGGCAAGATAGGGGCAACAGTTCTCTGGCTGTTATCGTTTACCTTCTGGTTAACAACACAGGGAACAAAGGCATGCACAAACCTCATCTGCACTTAACTGAATCAAAataaatgcgtttataaaagcaTACCAATTGTGCAATATTAATATTGGTGCCAAAATGAAATGAGAAAAAAAGTAGTTTCACAGATTAATTGTAAACCACCAAACGAAAGGCCTGTCGGGAACTGGGCCTATGACTTACTTTGAATGGGTTATTTTTAGGTAGGCataattattattactattattattattattattattattattattattattattattattattataacatgtAATGAACAAGATAAAATACACTTCAAATCCCCCAAAATCGTTGGAATAGGCCTGGATCGTTTCAGGTTATTAGTCAAATGCTTTCTCTCCCCAGAGCGGGCCAGCCCTCACCGCAGTGTGCTGTAGTCTCTACCACAACCCAGCCACCTGGCTAAAAGCATAAACAACCACATTCCCCAGTTTTTGCTGCATGTTTGTGTGGAACCAAGATGGATGAGGGCCAGGAGGAAACCTGTAAAACCGCATCTCCATGACCACGACGTGAACTTTCCCTCGCAGGCCTATAATAAAGGCTCCTGTCGGTGCTGTCGGCGAAGTCGGGTGATATATGGGGGTCAGTAGGCAAGGGCGGGACGGCGCAATGCAGACAGCGGCTCAGTGAACAGCTAGGCTATGGCTCGGTATTCAGGAAGACAGAAATCCGGCATGTAGCCTAGAACTATAGGCGTACTACTAGGCTAGGAAGTACCTATTGTGGATCCAATGAGTAGGAATGCTCAACTACTGCTAGTAGTCTACTCACTGAGGTAGGAAAACTGGGGTCATATCCATTGAGAATTTATTGAAAAACTATCCAATTGAAATTataggtctttatatatatatatatatttgatgaGGGCAAATGGGTACAACACACacgttttaaaaaataaaatagttgGGTTTTCCTTAGAATGGTTTTAGGCTTAATGTGTGAAGCGTTGTAGTTTAGATCAAGTAGGAACAATAAGCTAAAGCTATTGTCACACCTGCTAATGGGAATTATGTGAATAATTAATAATAAACGAGTTATTCGATGCAGCAGTATCCTTTCACAAACTATCTCAAATGTGAAACTAGTTTCCTAGCTAAAGAAATACGAGGCAGGTTAATGTAGGCTATTGTAGAATCCTAAATGAAAACATGAACATCCTATTGTGTAGCCTAGTTAAATCAGTGCAAAAGACATACCACCATGATAAAATGGTGATAGCCAACAAGTGGAGAAGGTTTGTGATAATGATTTATAttaattttatttgtattagaaatAAATATATTACTACTATTTTAGTACAATATACAGCTAACTTGGGCAATAGTAATATTAGGCCTAGTGATACTATAATAAATCAATAATGTCAATATTAAACATGACCATGATCTTCATATAAGATCACCTAAGATATTTTAAAATAACAGAACATAGATAATTCGTTAACTACGGCTCGTTATAGCACAATACACTACGACAAACAAAAACTGTCTGAAAACCAGACCCTCTTGACCTCAACACACCGCAGAATTAAAATGAATATCACATCCCATCACCACATCTGCTATGAAAGCCATGCTTTGGAATACATATCAGAAAGCTTTTTGATGAATTTCCAAATCAATAGTAGTCTGAtagaaaaaagaaaaacatggcaGAAAAGAGAAGACAGGTTCGAACCTTCGAATACTCAGCCCCCCGCTCCGCGCGAGAGAGAAATCTGTCTGCCTGTGTTGTGTGTGAACTCTTCCTGAACCGAGATGTAAGTCATACGGTGATAAATCACCGCGCGACACAAACTCCGCCATTTACAACCGAGAGAGATACTATTTCTGGCCCGCTTACCTTATCCTCTGACAATGAATGCAAAGCACAAGGCAATATGTTCTCATTCAGCGACGAAATCGATCAAAACAGTAGTCCGGAGAAAAAGTTTAGGCAGAGCGAGCTGGGGTATAAGCAGCAGCACCAACCTGCGCCTAGCTCATACAGGACTCATCGGCCACAACAAAAAAGGGATGGGGCGAGTGGCTCTGTGTGTAGAAGAAACAAAATCCCTTTTTTTTTGTTCGATGTTTGAAGGGTAAACCGAGATAATGAAAGCAGGCGCGAGCACTCGGGTCGCCCAGATAAGCGCTATCGGCCCTCCCGGTTGAACTTATCACATGCTAGAGCAGTGCCCATGTCTTATACCAATATTAAACCTAGCCAGGGCTATGAACTATGTTTTTGGGCACAAGTACCATGAAGACATCACCAGAACAGTGAACTCCCCCGAAACATAGCGTCACCATAGACAAGAAAAATTATGCAAATGAACTAGTGCCTTGGACACAGAAAGTCACTTCAAATCGTGTGGCTCTCCTCCCCCACGCGATGAAGTagtatggtaaaaaaaaaaagtaaaaatatccATTACAAAAACCATGAACACCCATCCCTTAAGTGTTTT from Coregonus clupeaformis isolate EN_2021a chromosome 17, ASM2061545v1, whole genome shotgun sequence includes these protein-coding regions:
- the LOC121586680 gene encoding homeobox protein Hox-A3a-like; amino-acid sequence: MQKATYYDSSAIYSGYPYQSANGFSYDANQVQYPRASHVESEYHRPACSLQSPDGLVALQKPGEMAENCDRGTAIQAAQPPVLTESNQPQMSVAVPPPPPQSQSPGSHNQNTSNGSCQPNSKSSVHGSPNTTRKHIFPWMKESRQNQKPKTSSSSSVESCPGDKSPPGGSAASKRARTAYTSAQLVELEKEFHFNRYLCRPRRVEMANLLNLTERQIKIWFQNRRMKYKKDQKGCGMMPSPGGQSPRSPLGPSPGVGGGGYLNSMHSLVNSVPYESQSPTSYNKPPHNAYGMPTSYPPPLNSSLNNCPPSQKRYPGTGGSATPEYDAHPLQGNGGYGTHLQQGSPVYVGGGYIDSMPNNRASVFGLTHLSHPPSTNMDYNGAITMGNSHHHRVCDPSQTYTDLNTQHYSQGRIQEAPKLTHL